The nucleotide sequence TGGAAATGTCGGAAAGAACAATGGCGCGGCAAGTACTGCTGTTTATTTGGTTTCTCTCTCTCGGTTCATCTCTCGGGCAGGTCAGTTACTCCATTCCTGAGGAAATGGCGAAAGGCTCTTTAGTCGGTAACATAGCGCAGGATTTGGGTTTAGATTTAAAGAGACTGAAATCTGGTAAAGCTCGTGTTTATACAGGAGACAGCGCTGAATACATCGAGCTGAATAAAGACAGAGGAGTCCTCCTAATCAAAGAGAGAATAGACCGAGAGGCGCTATGCGGACAGACAACGCCTTGCGCCTTACACCTTCAAATTATTCTGGAAAACCCAATGGAGCTTTTTCGAATTACAGTAGAAATAACTGATATAAACGATCATGCTCCGATCTTTATGAAGACAGAGAAACGGTTTGAGATCAGCGAATCAGCCGTTGTCGGTTCAAAATTTGTATTAGAAAAAGCCATAGACGCAGACATTGGAACAAATGGACTTCAGAGCTACTCTTTGACGTCAACTGACAATTTTAATCTTAAACTTCACAGCCAAGCGGACGGAAGCAAAAAAGTAGAAATGATTCTAAATAAAGCGCTTGATCGAGAGACGCAGGAAAACATCGCTTTGCTTTTAACTGCCGTTGATGGCGGAGATCCTGTAATGTCTGGAACCGTTCAGATACACGTTGTAGTGCTTGATGTAAACGACAATGCACCTGTTTTTAGTAATTCTGTTTATAAAGCAATTGTGAAGGAAAATTCGCCCATTGGCTCATCACTTATTTCGGTTTGTGCGTCAGATCAGGACAAAGGAACAAACGGTAATATAATCTATTCGATTTCAAATGTTGCTGATAGAATGTCTGAGCTGTTTCATATAGATGACAAAGGCGAGGTTAAATTGGTTGGAAAAATTGACTATGAACAAGCAAAGCACTACCAAATTGATATTGAAGCTACAGACAATGGCGGACTTTCTGATTCAAGTAAAATCATTGtggatgttattgatgtaaatgATAACGCACCTATTATCGCAGTAATGTCCAAATCTGTCTCTGTAACGGAGGATTCATAACAAAATACGGTGATTGCCATAATAAGTGTTAATGATCCAGATTCCGACAGTAACGGACAGGTTCAGTGcagtgtaaatgaaaatacCCCCTTTTCGATTAAATCAACTTCTAATGAATTTTATAGTATTGTGACGGACAGTGATTTAGATCGGGAGAGAGAGCCCCAGTATAATATCACTGTGACATGCACTGATGAAGGCGTACCCTCTCTCTCCAGCAGCGTCACTCTCTTCTTACAAATATCAGATGTAAATGATAATGCACctgtttttaagaaaagctCTTATTTGGCCTCTGTCCAAGAAAACAACACACCGGGTCTTTCAATTTTCACAGTGAGCGCCAGAGATGCAGATTTTAACCAGAATGCTCGTGTCTCTTACATACTGGAGGACTCCTCTGTTAACGGAGTGCCCGTCTCCTCGTTAGTGTCTGTCAGTGCTGATAGTGGAGTCATACACGCAGTTCGATCTTTCGATTACGAGCAGATTAAAGATTTCCAGTTCCGCGTAAAAGCGCAAGATGGAGGATCACCTCCTCTCAGCAGCAACGTGAGTGTGAGAATAATCATTCAGGATCAGAATGACAACGCGCCACAGGTTCTGTATCCGGTCCAGTCTGGTGGTTCTGTGGTGGCTGAAATAGTGCCTCGTTCGGCAGATGTGGGTTATCTGGTCACTAAAGTGGTCGCTGTTGATGTGGACTCTGGACAGAATGCCTGGCTCTCATATAAACTGCAGAAAGCCACAGACAGGGCGCTGTTTGAAGTGGGTTTACAGAATGGAGAAATAAGAACTGTGCGCCAGGTGACAGATAAAGATGCTGTGAAACAAAGACTCGCTGTTGTAGTGGAGGACAACGGACAGCCCTCTCGTTCAGCTACAGTCAATGTTAACGTGGcgctggcggacagcttccctgAAGTGCTCTCGGAGTTCACTGACTTTACGCACGACAAGGAATACAACGACAACCTGACTTTTTATCTAGTCTTGGCTCTGGCTGTAGTTTCGTTTCTCTTTATCGTGTCTATCATCGCCATACTGTCAGTCAAGTGCTACAGATGGAGACGCGAGCGGATGTTTTACAAATCTGGAGCGAATCTTCCAGTTATTCCGTATTATCCGCCCCTTTACGCAGACGTAGGGGGCACAGGAACTTTACAGCACGTGTACAATTATGATGTTTGCAGAACCACTGACTCCAGAAAAAGTGATCTGAAATACGTCAGACCTTGCAGTGAGAACATCATTAGTCTGGACACCAGTGGAACACAGACACTTACGCATGCGCACAGAGACAAACTGACCACGGATAGTTTTGAAGACCAGGTAAGAATGGATATTATTTGTTAAATTTAAAAGCAGCCCGCTTTTGCTCGTGTATGCACGCATTGTCGACAAAATTGCTCGCCATGGTCTCTCTACTTCGTACATACCATAAACTTTTCATGTTTTACTTTGTTACCACCAACTTTTTGCCATCCAATTTAGGCTGTATTTTTCATGGTTACATCGTTGCTGTTGTTTTTCTTGAAGGAAACCCTGGGCggaataaaaatatttcttgacgaatgtataatatatttgtTCTGTTCTACTGTTCAATAATTACTTAAACTGTCTTTTCCTAATTTGACATTTAGTTTATCTCTTTAGATGGgctttttaagtgttttaatttCTATTGTAAATTAAGTGGTTCTCATGACACCAATTGCGTTTGATACTCTTTCATCTGTGTTTGTTAAGAGATTTCCTGTGGCTcattggttagagcatggcactagcaatgccaaggtcatgggttcgatcccagggtattgcacatagtcagaaacaaatgtataatacaatgcaatgtaagtcgctttgattaaaagcgtctgctaaatgcgtaaatgtaatgtaaatttaGCACTATATGCAGCTTCGCGACATGGTCCCGAATGCAGTCGAGAATTCCTCTACAGGAATACGTTTGTTTCTTTCTCTCCGTTTGACAGAGTATAACATTATCTTCACGTCTGGTCAGTATGTCATCTTATTTAACACGTTCAGCGAAGTCCGAGTTTACGTCCTGGCCATTGAATTTATTAAGGTgcatttttacatatattttaattttagttattttattgtcatcattgtcggctgttgttttgttttatcttaACTCTTAATCATTTTGGCACCAATGTATAATATTGTTGTTCATGTGACTGGACTCATAGTGCCGCTATTGGTCAGTGTTTCACAGTTTAGGGAGCAGATCTGCAGCACTTCCACCCCCCTGATCTCCATAATATGAGAGCGAAGAAAGCTGAGCACACAGTCTAAACAGGACAGAGAATATAGAGATAAACCTTCTTGTTTTTGGATAATAACGTTTTCATCTAGTGGATATATggtatttttttacctttttaattGATATTCTAAGGATTAAACCGTTTCTTCCTTCGTGTATTGAGGAAATGTCGGACAGAACAATGGCGCGGCAAGTACTGCTGTTTATTTGCTTTCTTTCTCTCGGTTCAGTTCTCGGGCAGGTCAGTTACTCCATTCCTGAAGAAATGGCGAAAGGCTCTTTAGTCGGCAACATAGCGCAGGATTTGGGTTTagattttaagagacttaagtcTGGTAAAGCTCGTATTTATACAGGAGACAGCGCTGAATACATCGAGCTGAATAAAGACAGAGGAGTCCTCCTTATCAAAGAGAGAATAGACCGAGAGGCGCTATGCGGACAGACAACGCCTTGCGCACTACATTTACAGATTACTTTGGAAAATCCTATGGAATTTTATAGTGTTACAATTGAAATTGTAGACGTAAATGACAATGCGCCGATGTTTTCGGCTAAGGAAACGAAATTTGATATTAGCGAATTGTCTCCAACTGGATCTAAATTTATTTTGGAAACAGCAGCAGATGATGACGTTGGTATTAATGGTGTACAGAGTTATTTGTTGAATCCTGCGgatcattttgtgttaaaaacgCAAGATATGCCGGATGGCTCGAAAAATGTTCAACTGATTCTACAAAAACCTCTCGACCGAGAAATACACGAGCACATTTCACTTTTGCTTACTGCAGTGGATGGAGGAGACCCACAGATGTCCGGCACAATGCCGATTATTATCACTGTTGAGGACGCAAATGATAACGCGCCAGTTTGCTTTTTACCGGTTTATAAAACAAGCATAGCAGAAAATTCTCCAAAAGGCACAATATTAACTACAGTTAAAGCATCTGATGCTGATCAAGGACAAAATGGTAAAGTTGAATATTACATCACAAAATCCTCTGGTGGCACTACTAATATCTTTGAAATAGACAGGGTTGAAGGAGTGTTAAAGCTTTCTGGTTACATcgattatgaaaaaaataaacactttcaaATTGACGTTCAAGCGAGAGACCCTGGGCGACACTCTGACACGTGCAAAGTCATTGTTGATATAATAGATGTTAATGACAATCAACCAGTAATTAACATAATGTCAAAACCAAGCGCTCTTTCAGAAGACTCAAAAGCCGGCACCGTGGTGACTATGCTGAATGCCCAAGACTCGGATTCTGGAGATAATGGAAAGGTCCAGTGCTCTATTAATGATAATGTCCCTTTTAGCCTGAAGTCAACAGCAAACAATTTTTTCAGTTTGGTAACAGACGGTGATTTAGATCGTGAGAGAGTGTCTGAATTTAACGTTAGTGTGACGTGCGCTGATGAGGGCGTGCCCTCTCTCTCCAGCAGCGTCATTCTCTCCTTGCAGATATCAGATGTTAATGATAACGTTCCTGTCTTTGAAAAAATTTCTTATGAGGCCTTTGTTCAAGAAAACAACACACCGGGTCTTTCCATCTTCACAGTCAGAGCGGAAGACGCAGATTTTAATCAGAATGCTCGCCTGTCTTACATACTGGAGGACTCCTCTGTTAACGGAGTGCCCGTCTTCTCGTTAGTGTCTGTCAGTGCTGATAGTGGAGTCATACACGCAGTGCGATCTTTCGATTACGAGCAGATTAAATATTTCCATTTCCGCGTAAAAGCGCAAGACGGAGGCTCACCTCCTCTGAGCAGCAACGTGAATGTGAAAATAATAATTCAGGATCAGAATGACAACGCGCCTCAGGTTCTGTATCCGGTGCAGTCTGGTGGTTCTGTGCGCCTCAGGTTCTGTATCCGGTCCAGTCTGGTGGTTCTGTGGTGGCTGAAATAGTGCCTCGTTCGGCAGATGTGGGTTATCTGGTCACTAAAGTGGTCGCTGTTGATGTGGACTCTGGACAGAATGCCTGGCTCTCATATAAACTGCAGAAAGCCACAGACAGGGCGCTGTTTGAAGTGGGTTTACAGAATGGAGAAATAAGAACTGTGCGCCAGGTGACAGATAAAGATGCTGTGAAACAAAGACTCGCTGTTGTAGTGGAGGACAACGGACAGCCCTCTCGTTCAGCTACAGTCAATGTTAACGTGGcgctggcggacagcttccctgAAGTGCTCTCGGAGTTCACTGACTTTACGCACGACAAGGAATACAACGACAACCTGACTTTTTATCTAGTCTTGGCTCTGGCTGTGGTTTCGTTTCTCTTTATCGTGTCTATCATCGCCATACTGTCAGTCAAGTGCTACAGATGGAGACGCGAGCGGATGTTTTACAAATCTGGAGCGAATCTTCCAGTTATTCCGTATTATCCGCCCCTTTACGCAGACGTGGGGGGCACAGGAACTTTACAGCACGTGTACAATTATGATGTTTGCAGAACCACTGACTCCAGAAAGAGTGATCTGAAATACGTCAGACCTTGCAGTGAGAGCATCATTAGTCTGGACACCAGTGGAACACAGACACTCACACATGCGCACAAAGAAAAACTGACCAGTGAGAGTTTTGACGACCAGGTAAGAATGGATATTTTAGTTCATGTATTTTAAACCGGTctaagtttttgttttttgattgTTGGATGCTGCTTGTGTATGCACGCATCGACAATATTTCTCACCACGGTCTCGAAAATCGCTCTAGTTCGTTTGACTTGCAGTTACAACCATATTTTTGCAATACTTTTTAAGTTGTATTATACTTGGTTACATCGTTACTGTAGTTTAGTTTAAAATGAAGACTAGACCTATTGTAATATTCAATTATTCTCTGTACAAGCAGAGTGTCTGTTTTGAACGTTTTTCATGGTTTCGTTATTCAAGTCCTTctttactataaaataaattatgttttagtGCGTTACAATATAGAATTTATCAAGTAGAAAAATATTCggttgtattttattgtttaactCATTCAGTGTGATGTTTCTATACGATTAGAATATCCcagttttttgtgtgtatgcctCTAATATAATCTTAAATTCTTATTATCAACGTTCAAGAATATTTacttttactatttttattatttacatttttgccaCATCTTGTGTAGTAATTACTTtacatgtgttgttttttttacctgTGCTTGTTAAGAAAGAGATGTGAGCATTTTAGGGAGCGCGTAGCTGACCATGGTGCTGAATGCAGACATGTGgtattctacagatttttatttcttatctTTTTTGATAGTGCATAACTTCTGGATCCTTTAGTCTGTCGTCTAATTTAACGCGTACAAGGCAATCTGAGCTAACGTTAACGTCATGTTCAGTTTTTCTAACTgtatttttaaagcaatttcATTTtacctgttttatttttatcgATATCGGAGGGTATTTTATTTGAACTCTATACATTGGTGCAAAAATGACTACGTTTGTAGTTCATCTAACAGGACTCATAGTGCCGATGTTGGTCAGTGTTTCACAGTTTAGAGAGCAGATCTGCAGCACTTCCACCCCCATCATCTCATAAACTGTGAGAGACGAAAGCTAAGAACACAATCTGAAGAGGACAGAAAACGTATAAAGCTTTCTGTTTTTGCGATAGTAATCTTTTTTCATCAACTGGATCTATatcacttttgtcattttttatttctgttacaTGGATTAAACTGCTTTTTTCCAATCGTCTCTGGAAATTTCGGAAAGAACAATGGCGTGGCAAGTACTGCTGTTTATTTGGTTTCTCTCTTTCAATTCAGCTCTCGGGCAGGTCAGTTACTCCATTCCTGAGGAAATGGCGAAAGGCTCTTTAGTCGGAAACATAGCGCAAGATTTGGGTTTAGATTTTAAGAGACTAAAGTCTGGTAAAGCACGTATTTATACAGGAGACAGCACTGAATAAATCGAGCTGAATAAAGACAGAGGAGTCCTCCTTATCAAAGAGAGAATAGACCGAGAGGCGCTATGCGGACAGACAACGCCTTGCGCATTACATTTACAGATTATTTTAGAAAATCCCCTCGAGTTTTACTCGACCACAGTAGAGATTACAGATATCAACAATAATGCACCCACCTTCAAAAATAGCGAAATGAAGTTTGAGATAAGCGAAATATCAAAAACAGGTGTTAGGTTTGCCCTAGACAAAGCAAATGACCCAGATGTTGCTAGTAATGGGCTTCAAGACTACAGTCTTAGCTCGActgatttttttgctttaaaactgcacaatCAACCCGATGGTGTAAAAGCTGTGGAAATGATATTACAAAAGCCCCTAGATAGAGAGATTCAGGACCATGTCGCACTTGTACTCACCGCAAAGGATGGGGGAGATCCTCAAATGACAGGAACAATGCAAATACAAATAACAGTTTTGGATGCCAACGATAATGGACCCGTGTGCGGTCAGGCATCATATAGAGCGAGCATTGCCGAAAATGCACCAACCGGCACTGTGTTAACCACAGTTACTGCATCTGATGCGGATCTTGGCTCTAATAGTATTATATCATTTTCGATTTCTTCTGAGGGTGCAAATGATTTATTCAGGGTTGACGAAAACACCGGTGTAGTGACTTTAATTGGGAAAGTAGATTATGAAAAACATCGAATCTATCAAATTGATGTTCACGCTAAAGACCAAGGCGGACACTCGGCTTTGTGTAAAGTAATTCTAGATGTCACTGACGTTAATGATAACATACCCGGAATTAGCATCATGTCAAGAACTAATGTTGTATCCGAAGATTCTAGACTTGGCACAGTTGTTGCGATATTAACCGTTCAAGATTTAGACACAGGTGACAATAGACGGGTCTCGTGCCTTATAGATAgagatatttattttacactaaAAACCACTGGCAATaattttttcagtttagtgacAGATGGTGAATTAGACCGGGAGAGCGAATCTGAGTTTAATATCAGTGTGACGTGCGCTGATGAgggcatgccctctctctccagCAGCGTTACTCTCTCCTTACAGATATTAGATGTGAATGATAACGCGCCTGTCTTTGAGAAAAGCTCTTATGAGGCTTCTGTCCAAGAAAACAACACACCGGGTGTTTCCATCTTTACAGTCAGAGCCAAAGACGCAGATTTTAATCAGAATGCTCGTGTGTCTTACATACTGGAGGACTCCTCTGTTAACGGAGTGCCCGTCTCCTCGTTAGTGTCCGTCAGTGCTGATAGTGGAGTCATACACGCAGTGCGATCTTTCGATTATGAGCAGATCAAAGATTTTCAGTTCCGC is from Triplophysa rosa linkage group LG13, Trosa_1v2, whole genome shotgun sequence and encodes:
- the LOC130563561 gene encoding protocadherin gamma-A2-like isoform X20, with the translated sequence MSDRTMARQVLLFICFLSLGSVLGQVSYSIPEEMAKGSLVGNIAQDLGLDFKRLKSGKARIYTGDSAEYIELNKDRGVLLIKERIDREALCGQTTPCALHLQITLENPMEFYSVTIEIVDVNDNAPMFSAKETKFDISELSPTGSKFILETAADDDVGINGVQSYLLNPADHFVLKTQDMPDGSKNVQLILQKPLDREIHEHISLLLTAVDGGDPQMSGTMPIIITVEDANDNAPVCFLPVYKTSIAENSPKGTILTTVKASDADQGQNGKVEYYITKSSGGTTNIFEIDRVEGVLKLSGYIDYEKNKHFQIDVQARDPGRHSDTCKVIVDIIDVNDNQPVINIMSKPSALSEDSKAGTVVTMLNAQDSDSGDNGKVQCSINDNVPFSLKSTANNFFSLVTDGDLDRERVSEFNVSVTCADEGVPSLSSSVILSLQISDVNDNVPVFEKISYEAFVQENNTPGLSIFTVRAEDADFNQNARLSYILEDSSVNGVPVFSLVSVSADSGVIHAVRSFDYEQIKYFHFRVKAQDGGSPPLSSNVNVKIIIQDQNDNAPQVLYPVQSGGSVVAEIVPRSADVGYLVTKVVAVDVDSGQNAWLSYKLQKATDRALFEVGLQNGEIRTVRQVTDKDAVKQRLAVVVEDNGQPSRSATVNVNVALADSFPEVLSEFTDFTHDKEYNDNLTFYLVLALAVVSFLFIVSIIAILSVKCYRWRRERMFYKSGANLPVIPYYPPLYADVGGTGTLQHVYNYDVCRTTDSRKSDLKYVRPCSESIISLDTSGTQTLTHAHKEKLTSESFDDQQKPPSADWRFTQNQRPGPSGAAATPEVAMGTGPWPNPPTEAEQLQALMAAANEVSEATNTLTPGTMGLSTRYSPQFTLQHVPDYRQNVYIPGSTATLTPNPQQPQQALPPPQASQPEAPKAAQTPASKKKSTKKDKK